From Daphnia pulicaria isolate SC F1-1A chromosome 4, SC_F0-13Bv2, whole genome shotgun sequence, one genomic window encodes:
- the LOC124336209 gene encoding protein adenylyltransferase Fic-like yields MAVSVFKAALLPRFNFPSTEYWFRGNMNSLTLLAVFALGVMFTCFVSMLTLYIQKEIGLQETERITEDLIANRRKILEKSQKFVLVPDESHLSVGSDTELSVDPAVYVSTAETSEKKNSKDANVLEALGALHAAIEMHKSGKHSKAMKLFSHALALNPEHPDILNHYGEFLEETERNLLDADYHYSRALTFSPNHMRALENHQRTSPIVDELDNNLLKRIDQKRDDLLNTPDSSSGLRRIKKEAYFQYIYHTLGIEGNTMSLAQTRTIVETRMAVGGKSIMEHNEVLGLDAALKYINSTLVHRIGAITFEDILEIHRRVLGFVDLFEGGRLRSTQVFVGNHIPPGPSEVQLLMKDFVRWLNSAESLSQHPIRFAALAHYKLVYIHPFSDGNGRTSRLLMNLILMQSGYPPVIIRKQDRAKYYDYLQQANEGDVRPFIRFIAHCAEHTLDVYLWATTEHRTSIAELAQEGQEDDGKTIIVDQQNCCVGG; encoded by the exons ATGGCTGTAAGTGTATTTAAAGCAGCCTTGTTACCCCGTTTTAATTTTCCTTCCACCGAATATTGGTTCAGAGGGAACATGAATAGTTTAACATTactagccgtctttgctctgGGTGTGATGTTTACGTGTTTTGTGTCGATGTTGACGTTGTACATCCAAAAAGAAATCGGACTTCAAGAAACTGAAAGGATTACAGAAGATTTAATAGCTAATCGacgaaaaattttagaaaaatctcAGAAGTTTGTGTTGGTCCCTGATGAATCTCACTTGTCTGTGGGCAGCGATACAGAGCTGTCAGTTGATCCAGCCGTTTATGTGTCTACTGCTGAGACCtcagaaaagaagaacagCAAAGATG CAAATGTTCTGGAAGCTTTGGGAGCTCTGCATGCAGCTATTGAAATGCATAAAAGTGGAAAACACTCAAAAGCGATGAAGCTTTTCAGCCATGCCCTGGCTCTAAACCCGGAGCATCCTGACATCTTGAATCACTATGGGGAGTTTTTAGAAGAAACCGAAAGAAATCTCCTGGATGCAGACTATCACTACTCAAGAGCTCTCACCTTCTCTCCAAATCACATGAGAGCACTCGAAAATCATCAGAGAACCTCCCCCATAGTCGATGAATTAGACAACAATTTACTTAAAAGGATAGACCAAAAAAGAGATGACCTTCTGAACACTCCAGACTCGAGCTCTGGtttgagaagaataaaaaaagaagcctaTTTTCAATACATCTACCACACATTGGGCATCGAAGGCAACACGATGTCTCTAGCTCAGACGAGAACAATTGTCGAAACTCGCATGGCAGTTGGCGGAAAGAGCATAATGGAGCACAATGAAGTCTTGGGCCTCGACGCAGCTTTAAAGTACATCAACAGCACTCTAGTCCACCGAATAGGAGCAATTACCTTTGAAGATATTCTCGAAATCCACCGACGAGTTTTGGGCTTTGTCGACTTGTTTGAAGGAGGTCGACTGAGATCGACGCAAGTGTTTGTGGGGAATCATATTCCACCAGGTCCCTCAGAGGTCCAACTTTTGATGAAAGACTTTGTTAGGTGGTTGAATTCTGCTGAATCTCTATCTCAACACCCCATTCGTTTCGCTGCACTGGCCCACTACAAACTCGTGTACATTCACCCCTTTAGCGACGGCAACGGACGCACATCTCGCTTGTTGATGAATCTAATCCTCATGCAAAGTGGCTACCCTCCAGTCATCATTCGCAAACAGGACAGAGCCAAATATTACGATTACCTTCAGCAAGCAAACGAAGGAGATGTCCGGCCGTTCATCAG aTTTATTGCCCACTGTGCAGAGCATACCCTGGATGTGTACCTGTGGGCCACAACAGAACACAGGACGAGTATAGCCGAGTTAGCACAAGAAGGCCAAGAGGACGACGGCAAAACAATCATCGTCGATCAGCAAAACTGTTGCGTGGGCGgctga